In the genome of Verrucomicrobium sp., the window CGCCTTCATGAAGGTCATTAGCTCGGCGGAGGTGGCGGCTTTGTTGATGAGGTTGCGGATATTGCCCGTGATGGGGATCACTTCCAGGAGGGCTTGGCGGCCGCCGAATCCGCGTTCCCGGCATTCGGCGCAGCCTTTCTTGTTGAGCTTGTTCACCTTCTTGCCGGTCCAGGAGGGGTCGAGGTTGTAGCGCTCGACCTCCCCGGGGGTGATTTCCACGTCCCGGATGGCGCAGGCGGGGCAGAGGGTCTGGACGAGGCGCTGGGCAAAGGCGCCGATGATGGTCTCGCTCACCTGCCAACGTTCCAGGCCCAGGTTGATGAAACGGTCGATGACGAGGGCCGCGGAGGAGGTGTGGACGCTGGTCAGGACCAAGTGGCCCGTGTTGGCGGCCTGGGCGGCCAGGTTGGCGGTCTTGGAATCGCGCACCTCGCCGATGAGGATGATGTCCGGGTCTGAACGGAGGAAGGAGCTGAGATAAAGGGGGGCTTGATCCAGCTGCTTGAGGTTCACCTGCTTCACGCCGGCGATTTCGATTTCGACCGGGTTTTCCAGGGTCAGGATGTTGTATTTGCTCCGGTTGATCTCCTGGATCATCGCGTTGAGCGTCGTCGTCTTGCCGGAGCCGGTGGGGCCGCTCATGACGACGAGGCCTTCCGGGGCGTCCAGGAGGCGGTTCATCCAGAGCTGGACCTTCGGGTGGAAGATGAGGCCGGGGTCGCCGAGCTTCGGGCGGCTGATGTTGCCGTCCAGGATACGGAGGGTGACGTGGAAGCCGAAGTGGGTGGGATGGCGCTCGTAACGGATGTTGATGCGGCGCCCGTTGGTGGAGATGGTGAACCGGCCCTCCATGGGGGTCCGGATCGCGTCGAGCCGGCCGTTGAAGAGGTGGATCATCACCGAGTCGAAGTTCTTGGAAAGGCGCGGCGGGAGGTCGATCTCCCGGTCGATGTCGCCGTCGACGCGGTATTCGTAATAGAAGCGTTCCCGCTCCGTGACGAAGTGGATGTCGGAAGCCCGGGCGGCGAGGCACTCGATGAAGATCTTCTGCAGCCGCTGCTCGATGGCGCCGTCCTGGGGCTCGTCCAGGCTGAAGTCGAGGACGTGGCTGTCCGTATTGGCGCTCTCCACCGTGCTGAGGTCGACGTCGTCCTGGGACTCTGTCTCCGTCTTGACCTCGGAGAGGCAGATGCTCAGGTCCTCGATGGGAATGATGACCTTCTGGACGACGGCCTGGGGAAACTTTTCGCTCAGGAGGTCGGGCAGGAGGTTGTTGTAGGGATCGACCGTGCCCATCGTGACGCAGTTGTCGAAATGGGCGATGGGCACCGCCTGGGCCTCCCGCAGGAAGGTGTTGTCGAATTGGCCGACGAGCTCCTCGTCCCAAAAGCGGTGGGGGCGGCGCAGCACGGGCAGGCCGGTGAGCATGGAGAAGGCGCCGGCGACGTCCTCTCCCGTGGCGCGGCGGCCGATTTCCTCGTCCGTGTAGCCGTTGGCGCTGCCCCACCAGTCGCTGATGGAGCGGGTGACCATGGAAGCGGTCGTCTCGCTCAGCTTGATGCCACATTCGAATTTCATGGCGGATTATTCTCCGATGACGGTGCTTTCCACGCCCAATTGCTGTTCGAAGATGGAGCGGTGGATGTCGGTGGGCAGGTTGATGACTCCCACGGCGCGGGAGGCCGCCTTTTCCGTCTGCAGCGTGCTCAGCCGGCGGCTGGCCAGGTGGGCGATCCACGGATCGCTATGGGCCAGGGTGATGACCCGCTTGGAAAAGCTGATGACGGCCACGCCCAGGTATTGAAGGAGGTTGATGATTTCCTCGTTCTCCTCCTGGGGGAGGGCCAGGCGGTAGTCGGCGGGGATGAAATCCCACCGCTGGTGGCCGAAGAGGGCGCAGGCGAGCTCCCGCGGGATATCCTGGAAGGAGCCGCTTTCCTGCAGCTCGTGCAGCATGGAGAAGGTGAACGCCCCGGGGGCGATTTCCTCCGCCTGGGCCCGCTCGATCAGGGTGGAGAAGGCGGTGTCGATCTGGCCGGGGTTGCCCAGGGCGTTGCGGCGAAGCCAATCGGCGCAATGCTGCCAGGTATCTTCGAAGTTATCGAAGTTAAGCGACCCGAAGGCGCTGCCTGTCTCTTCGGCAGAACTCTTAAGCAGGCCCTCATCCCGGGAGATCTGAAGGCTAAAGCTTTTCACGGCAGATCAATTTTTTTGGGGTGGCGGGACATCCGAGGAGGAGGTCCGTTTATCCATCAAAAGGGTCTTGTCCGGAGGCGGAGCGTAGGGGGCGCGCTTCATGCTTTCCCCGGAGAATTTCTCGCTGACCTGGACGATCGACTCCGCCGCGGCGGGATCGAAGCTGGTGGGAGTGATGACGAAGACCAGGCGCGTCTTTTCGCTGACGGAATCCTTGTTTTTGAAGAAGAAGCTGATGACCGGGATGTCTCCAAAGAAGGGGAGCTTGTTCACGCCCACGTTGTGGTTGAGGGAGTAGAAGCCGCCCAGGAGAAGGGACTTGCCGTCCGGCACGCGGACGGTGCTGGAGGAGCGGGATTCGGCCACCCGCGGCACCTGGTTGGAAGGGGTGCTGGAGCCGGTGGGAACGCTGATGAAGGAGGTGATCGACGCGACGTGCGGGGAGAGAATGAGGCGGATGGTCCCGTCGGGCAGGCAGGTGGGAGTGACGGTCATGGAAACACCCAGCTCGCGGCCCGGGTTGGTGTCGGTCGGGGTCGGGTCGGAGGAGTCGATCTTATACCGGATGGTCGAGGAAAGGGAGATGAAGCTGGAGCCGGTGCTCTGAGCGGTGGCGGGCTGGAACTCGACGACCGGGTAACGATCGACATTGGAGATGAGGCCCGACTCGTTGTCCTCCAGCACCAGGTTGGTGTTGTTGCCGACCTCGACGTTGGAGAGGGTCCGCATGGCGTGGATCAGGGTGGTGATGGCGCCCGGCTGGAGGATGGCGGCGGTGGGGGGCTGGAAGGTGCGGGGGCTGGGAACGGGGGAGGTGTTGCCGCTGGTGCTATTAATGGTGCCGTCGTCGCCGACGTAGCCGGTGGAGCCCAGGTTGAATAGCATGGCCAAGGAATTGGCCGTGCCGAAGGAGATGCTATAGCCGGCGCTGCCCAGGGTGCTGGTCCAGTCGAAGCCGGTGTTCTGCTCGTCGTTGTCGGTGATGCTCAGGATCTGCACCTGGATGTTGATCTGGCGCTTGGGGACGTCGACCTTTGCCAGCCAGTCCAGGATGCCGGTCAGGACGTAGTCGTTGTCCTCGATGAGGAGGACGTTGGTTTTCGGCTCCAGGCGGACCTTGCCCTTGTCCGGGGTCAGCATCGGCTCGATGAGCTTTTCGATGTTGGCCTGGCGCAGATAGCGCAGCTCGTAGGAGATGGAGCGCGTCGGCAGGTTGGGGAGATCCTTCTGGGTGCGGATGAAGAGGGTGGTGCCGTTGTCGTAGGCGACAAGGTTGTAGGACGCGGCCAGGTCGAGGATGGTCTGCCGGGGCTGCTCGGCGTTGATGGCGCCGCTCAAGGTGAGGCTTTCGATGTCCGGGTTGGAAAAGTATTGCAGCCCGGCGCGCTGGGCCAGGACGCGGAAGATGGTGTTCAGCCGCGCGTTGGAGGCGGTGTAAACGGAGCTTTTCGTCTCCACACCCACCTTGCCGGTGGGCGGGGGAGGGGTGGTCATCCGGTCGGGTTCCAGGATGACGGTGACGTTGTCTTCATTGGGAGCCGCCAGAAGAGGCCACGCGCCGGCGCCGAGGCCTGCAAGGAGAAGGGCAAGAAAGAGGCGGCACTTCATGTTTACCCGATTCCTTACCATACTCAGCGCCGCTCTTGAAGGGTTATTCCAGGAATATCTTCCAGCCCCTCGGGCTTGGCGTTGCCGGTGTTGAGCTGGAGGGTGTCGTTTTCCTGCGGGATGCTGAGGGAGGTGACGTGGTGATCGACGGGGTTTTCGAAGACGATCGTCGTCGGCTTGATTTCCTTTACCCGGGCCTGGGTGGTGAACGCGCCGGTCTGCATGATGACGGTGTCTCCCAGGAAGATGTCCCGGCCGTTGAGGACGGCCATGTTCTCCTGCGGGGAGATCATTTCGATCCGCAGGGAGCGGACTGCCTGGAGGAAGTAGTCGATGACCGGCTCCGGCGCCTTTTCCACCTTGGGCGCCTGCAGCTGTTTGACGGCCAGGGGGCCGTCCGGGGAGTTGTTGAAAATGTCGCGGCCGCGATCGGGAATGGAAAGAAAGGCCAGCTTGGCGCGCAGCGCCTCGAGCATTTCCGGCTCGGCGATCTTGGGATTAGTCATCGCGTCCAGAAAGGGGAAGTCGAGGGAGGAGAATTTGTCGGCTTCGGGAGGCGTCTTGGCCGTGGCTGCGGCCGCCGTTTTTCTTGCCGCCGCGGGAGAGCCGGGCGAAGCGGCGGGGGCTGCGCTGCGGATCGGGGCGGGGGCGTTGGAAGGCGTCGGGTTGGGGAGGGGGGGTGCCGTGGAGATGGTGGCGGGATTGGCGGGGGGAGGGGCTGGTCTGGGCCCGCCGGGCCGGGGGGTGTGGGCCATGCCGGGAGTGCCCGGCCGGGGGGCGGCCTGGGCGGGGCGCGTAGAGGAAGCCTCGGGAGTGGTCGGGAAGACGTCGACCGGGGGGACGTCCCCGCTGTCTGCCAGGGCGGCGCAAGGCAGCAGTCCGACAGCCAATCCCAGGGCAATGCTTCCTAGCCAGACGCCTCTCATGGAATGGGCGGGATGTTCAGCACGCCGTAATTGAGGGTCAAGGCCAAAGGCTGGTCGACTTGGCCCGGCTGGGTGCCCGGGGAGTTGTTGGCCAGGACGAAGCCGGTGACGAAGAGGGAGGGGTTGGCTTGCTCGAGGGCGTAGGCGGTCTTCAGCAGGGTATTGTAGCGGCCGACCAGCTGCAGGTTGATGCTGGAGCTGGTGAATTGCTTCATGGCGGTCAGGGAGGCGTTTTCTTCCCCGAAGCCCAGCCGGTATTGGAGGACGGTCTTGTCGATCCCGTAGCTGTTCAGCAGGTTCAGCATGCTGGGGATGGAGGTGCGGGGCTTGATGGTGTGCAGGCGCTGCAGGATCTCTTTATGGGGTTGGTAGGCGGTGACCTTCCGCTGGGTGGCGTTGATGTCGTTATTGATCGCCGTCAGTTTGGTGTGGAGCTTTTCGTGCTCGGCGATGGAGGTTTGGAGGTCGTCGTAGAAATAATAGATGCCGATCAGGATGACGATCGGCAGCACGCCGCCCAGGAAGGCGAATTGGGTGAGGGCCTTCTGGTAGTTCATGGGGCGACGGGCTGGAGGGCGAAGGCGTCCTTCGAGTCCAAGGTCAGGGTGATGACGATGGTGAAGCTGAGGTTCTTCTTGCCGTTTTGGCTGCCGGGGGCGGAGGAGGCCGAGTTGGAAACGGTGACTTTCAGGTTTTGTTTCTTGGAAGGGACGTAGGCGGGATAGTTGTACTGCGTGGCCACCTCGGTCAGGAGCTTGTTGACTGCTTCCGGATCGGTGAGGGAGACCAAAGCCGCCTGCGCTTCCGGGGTCGTTTCCCCGTTGATCGTCCAGCTTCGCTCGATGCCGATGGGGCCGCCTTTGCTGGGCAGGGCGCGGAAGTCGTAGTGGACGTCGGTGACGTAGATGCCGGAGTCGGCCGGGATGAGGCGGGTGAGGAAAAGAGCGCCTAGGGCGTAAGAGCTACGGGGGACCAGCAGGTTTTCCAGGGCCTGGTAGCTGGAAAGGGTGTTATGCAGCTGCTGCTGGTTTTTGGTCCGGTCATTGATCATGACCTGGGTGGTGTTCCAGGAGGGGGCCTGGACTGCCTGCATGTAGCTGTAGCCCAGGAAAAGCCCCGCGGCGATGGCCCCCAGGCAGCAGAGGATCAGTGCGGGAATCAGGAGCTTCACCGTTCGGGTGACGGCGATGGGCGCGATGGCGGCCAGGCGGTCGGGCTGTAGC includes:
- a CDS encoding ATPase, T2SS/T4P/T4SS family, whose amino-acid sequence is MKFECGIKLSETTASMVTRSISDWWGSANGYTDEEIGRRATGEDVAGAFSMLTGLPVLRRPHRFWDEELVGQFDNTFLREAQAVPIAHFDNCVTMGTVDPYNNLLPDLLSEKFPQAVVQKVIIPIEDLSICLSEVKTETESQDDVDLSTVESANTDSHVLDFSLDEPQDGAIEQRLQKIFIECLAARASDIHFVTERERFYYEYRVDGDIDREIDLPPRLSKNFDSVMIHLFNGRLDAIRTPMEGRFTISTNGRRINIRYERHPTHFGFHVTLRILDGNISRPKLGDPGLIFHPKVQLWMNRLLDAPEGLVVMSGPTGSGKTTTLNAMIQEINRSKYNILTLENPVEIEIAGVKQVNLKQLDQAPLYLSSFLRSDPDIILIGEVRDSKTANLAAQAANTGHLVLTSVHTSSAALVIDRFINLGLERWQVSETIIGAFAQRLVQTLCPACAIRDVEITPGEVERYNLDPSWTGKKVNKLNKKGCAECRERGFGGRQALLEVIPITGNIRNLINKAATSAELMTFMKAEYDLPSLRDVGLELVESGLVDLYSLNEVVSLALH